In one window of Tubulanus polymorphus chromosome 3, tnTubPoly1.2, whole genome shotgun sequence DNA:
- the LOC141902571 gene encoding profilin-like isoform X2, producing MSWDSYIDNLAGQAGGSADKVWIGGKDGTPWTSDAHTMAITDMKSENVKNIVAACDGRDATPLQSGGVHVNGIKFQFLRADATNKMVLAKKKDNGYVTAVTSKTAVVIAIGKEGTQQGNLNKGVAVISEYLESLGM from the coding sequence ATGTCGTGGGATAGTTATATCGATAATTTAGCCGGCCAAGCTGGTGGTTCTGCGGACAAAGTTTGGATAGGAGGCAAAGATGGAACACCTTGGACCTCGGACGCCCACACAATGGCAATCACAGATATGAAATCAGAGAATGTCAAAAATATAGTTGCCGCTTGCGACGGTCGAGACGCAACACCTTTGCAGTCTGGTGGAGTACATGTAAACGGgatcaaatttcaatttctgagGGCCGATGCGACGAATAAAATGGTACtcgccaagaaaaaagataacGGCTACGTTACAGCCGTTACGTCTAAAACAGCGGTGGTGATTGCAATTGGAAAGGAGGGGACGCAGCAAGGCAACCTGAATAAAGGGGTGGCAGTCATTTcagaatatttggaatcactTGGCATGTGA
- the LOC141902571 gene encoding profilin-like isoform X1 translates to MSWDSYIDNLIEQAPNDVDKVWIGGKDGKPWTSSDHAHSFTLGEIEVDDVINIARACDGGDASTLQAGGVHLNGVKFQFLRADEADKMVLAKKKDQGYVTACTSKTAVVIVIGKETSRLQGNVNKAVKVITEHLESSGC, encoded by the coding sequence ATGTCGTGGGATAGTTATATCGACAATTTAATCGAGCAGGCTCCAAACGATGTAGACAAAGTCTGGATAGGTGGCAAGGACGGAAAACCTTGGACCTCGAGCGACCACGCTCATTCATTTACACTCGGAGAAATTGAAGTCGACGATGTTATAAATATAGCTAGAGCTTGCGACGGTGGAGACGCATCAACATTGCAGGCCGGTGGAGTACATCTAAACGGGGTTAAATTTCAGTTTTTGAGGGCCGACGAAGCAGATAAAATGGTACTCGCCAAGAAAAAGGATCAGGGCTACGTTACGGCGTGTACGTCCAAAACAGCGGTGGTGATTGTAATCGGAAAGGAAACGTCACGGCTACAAGGCAACGTGAATAAAGCGGTGAAAGTCATTACAGAACATTTAGAGTCGTCTGGCTGTTGA